The Malus domestica chromosome 13, GDT2T_hap1 genome includes a window with the following:
- the LOC139190987 gene encoding uncharacterized protein — translation MADALSRKTPAKLNAIYDCHVPLLADLRSTRVELGVEDRGEALLANFQVRPILVDRVLEAQMIDEETQEIIQARNQGKKKDFKIQEIDEVGERVLVGPEIVDVTTQNVQKGKLSPRYIGQYLITERVVEVAYRLELPSELSKVHDVFHVLMLQHYVSDHSHVIPPQPLEINSDLTYDEEPVTLLNWKDKELRNKTVRLVKVLWRNHSMEEAIWETEDRMREMSPRLFYDY, via the exons ATGGCTGATGCACTTAGCAGGAAGACTCCAGCCAAacttaatgccatctatgattgtcatgttcctcttttagcagatttgaggtccactaGAGTGGAgctaggagtggaagatcgaggagaagccttgcttgctaatttCCAAGTCAGACCAATTTTAGTTGATCGTGTGCTTGAGgctcagatgattgatgaggagactcaagaaataattcaagcaagaaaccaaggcaaaaagaaagattttaaGATTCAAGAAAttgatg aggttggcgaaagagttttggtgggccctgagattgtggatgtgactactcaaaatgttcag aaaggaaaattgagtcctaggtacattggacagTATTtgatcaccgagcgagtcgTTGAGGTTGCTTACAGACTTGAGTTGCCTTCAGAGTTATCCAAGGTACatgatgtgtttcatgtttTGATGCTTCAACACTATGTTTCAGAtcattcacatgtgattcctcctcaacccttggaaatcaattcggacttgacttatgatgaggaaccagtgactttATTGAATTGGAAGGATAAAGAACTGAGGAACAAGACAGTTCGTCTGGTTAAAgtgttatggagaaatcattcaatGGAAGAGGCTATttgggagacagaggatcggatgagagagatgtctccacgcttgttttatgattattag